One window of the Staphylococcus equorum genome contains the following:
- a CDS encoding acyltransferase family protein has protein sequence MKYYDEVPIIRAVAAMLVVAIHTVNSIGYSASTGEFTSDALGYINQMARLGTPIFAVISAFLLTISVINRGFSLNYFMKSRFSKIFIPYIIWTIFYLLYREYFLHNLEDDGKLINYFVYGKANFHLYFILTVIQFYFLFPFVHKFKKGWPIISVFILATIVNVVWIIIQPISLGGGGVERFVNDKLFILNWISFFMLGIVYAKYYNEIKELIFKYKTLLSIIIAILFIDLLISIDLENLNSSITISNIIYIPFFIVFLNYMYEHVKKNKVVLNTLTVIGNYSMGIYLVHYVAIQFVKRLPIVENIAPQSKLVSVFIAAVALSVLLVYLIGKLPYGNYIVPIPKKKTNKNKVITEEPVRENEPTLN, from the coding sequence GTGAAGTATTATGATGAAGTGCCTATTATAAGAGCAGTAGCGGCTATGTTAGTTGTAGCAATTCATACAGTCAATAGTATTGGTTATTCAGCTTCAACAGGCGAATTTACTTCTGACGCTTTAGGATATATCAATCAAATGGCAAGATTAGGGACGCCTATATTTGCTGTTATTAGTGCTTTTTTATTGACTATATCAGTTATTAATAGAGGATTTAGTTTAAATTACTTTATGAAATCTAGATTTAGTAAAATCTTTATCCCTTACATAATTTGGACGATTTTTTATTTGTTATATAGAGAATATTTTTTACATAACCTTGAGGACGACGGTAAGTTAATTAACTATTTCGTTTATGGTAAAGCTAATTTTCATTTATACTTTATTTTGACTGTCATTCAATTTTATTTTCTTTTTCCATTTGTGCATAAATTTAAAAAAGGTTGGCCAATCATATCGGTTTTCATTTTAGCGACCATTGTCAACGTTGTTTGGATCATCATTCAGCCAATTTCATTGGGTGGCGGAGGCGTCGAACGCTTTGTTAATGATAAACTGTTTATTTTGAATTGGATTTCATTCTTTATGCTAGGTATTGTATATGCTAAATATTATAATGAAATAAAAGAATTGATATTTAAGTATAAGACGCTGCTTTCTATAATTATTGCAATATTATTTATAGATTTACTTATCAGTATTGATTTAGAAAATCTCAATAGTTCAATCACAATTTCGAACATCATTTATATTCCTTTCTTTATCGTTTTTCTTAATTACATGTATGAGCATGTTAAGAAAAATAAAGTTGTATTAAATACGTTAACTGTAATTGGTAACTATTCAATGGGGATTTACTTAGTCCATTATGTTGCCATACAGTTTGTGAAAAGATTACCAATTGTAGAGAACATAGCACCACAAAGTAAATTGGTGAGCGTCTTTATTGCAGCAGTTGCACTATCAGTATTATTAGTATACTTAATTGGCAAATTACCTTATGGCAATTATATCGTTCCGATTCCCAAAAAGAAGACTAATAAAAATAAAGTTATTACCGAAGAACCAGTTCGTGAAAATGAACCTACTTTAAATTAA
- the glcT gene encoding glucose PTS transporter transcription antiterminator GlcT: MSSYLITKVLNNNVIICTNEMQEYVLIAKGIGFNKKIGMTLHENQSIEKLYILDQKSQQDHYKTLVELADDNLIQAVIDAVNIITNSVMKIDNQKLVVSLTDHIIFAYKRMKQNQLINNPFVMETKQLYGEAYEIAEKVIERLNHVLEVNFPEDEIGFIALHIASNTDTMSIREMEKINELINKSIFILEHDLKHTIDKETVQYQRFIRHIQFLIRRLNKGEVLQKTSAFEELLKTQYPLCFNIALKIMKMLQQELNVTVYEAEVIYLTLHVYHFMVDKPSDQT; the protein is encoded by the coding sequence ATGAGTTCTTACCTTATTACAAAGGTTTTAAATAACAATGTAATTATTTGTACTAATGAAATGCAAGAATATGTATTAATTGCAAAAGGCATTGGTTTTAATAAAAAGATTGGAATGACATTACATGAAAACCAATCCATTGAAAAATTATATATATTAGATCAAAAATCACAACAAGATCATTATAAAACATTGGTTGAATTAGCTGATGATAACTTGATACAAGCCGTGATCGACGCAGTAAATATTATTACCAATTCGGTAATGAAAATAGATAATCAAAAATTGGTTGTATCGTTAACAGATCACATTATTTTTGCTTATAAGCGTATGAAACAAAACCAATTAATTAATAATCCATTCGTAATGGAAACAAAGCAATTATATGGTGAGGCATATGAAATAGCAGAAAAAGTAATTGAACGATTAAACCATGTTTTAGAAGTGAATTTTCCAGAAGATGAGATTGGTTTTATCGCATTACATATTGCTTCTAATACTGATACAATGTCCATACGTGAGATGGAAAAGATAAATGAATTAATTAATAAAAGTATCTTTATTTTAGAGCATGATTTGAAACATACAATAGATAAAGAAACAGTTCAATATCAACGGTTTATTAGACACATTCAATTTTTAATAAGAAGATTAAATAAAGGAGAAGTATTACAAAAAACAAGTGCGTTTGAAGAATTATTAAAAACGCAGTATCCTTTGTGTTTTAATATCGCCTTGAAAATAATGAAAATGTTGCAACAAGAACTGAATGTTACTGTATATGAGGCAGAGGTCATTTATTTAACATTACATGTTTATCATTTTATGGTTGATAAGCCGTCAGATCAAACATAA
- a CDS encoding alanine/glycine:cation symporter family protein, whose translation MSNFDSLIPDWFKTFVQVGNDLIWSQYLIGLLITAGLYFTISSKFVQLRWIPEMFRAIGEKPETLDSGKKGISPFQAFAISAGSRVGTGNIAGVATAIVLGGPGAVFWMWVIALIGAASAFIEATLAQVYKVPDEDGGFRGGPAYYITKGLNQKWLGILFAILITVTFAFVFNTVQSNTIAESLKTQYSISPVVTGIILAVLTGIIIFGGVRSIAKISSVIVPFMAVIYIGLVFVILIINYDQIIPMITTIVTSAFGFEQATGGAVGAAILQGIKRGLFSNEAGMGSAPNAAATAAVPHPVKQGLIQSLGVFFDTMLVCTATAIMILLYTGLEFGENAAQGVAVTQSALNEHLGSAGGIFLTVAISLFAFSSVVGNYYYGQSNIEFLSKNKTLLFIFRCLVVVLVFVGAVIKTETVWGTADVFMGLMAIVNLVAIIGLSNIAFAVMNDYQRQRKAGKKPIFKPEELEINLFGIESWGMKKK comes from the coding sequence TTGAGTAATTTTGATAGTTTAATTCCAGATTGGTTCAAAACTTTTGTTCAAGTCGGGAATGATTTAATCTGGTCGCAATACCTAATTGGGCTACTAATAACAGCAGGTTTATACTTTACTATTAGTTCTAAATTTGTTCAATTAAGATGGATTCCAGAAATGTTTCGTGCCATTGGCGAAAAACCCGAAACACTAGATAGTGGTAAGAAAGGTATCTCACCATTCCAAGCTTTTGCAATAAGCGCGGGATCTCGTGTCGGTACTGGTAATATCGCAGGTGTGGCTACTGCAATTGTTTTAGGTGGACCAGGCGCTGTGTTCTGGATGTGGGTTATCGCTTTGATTGGTGCGGCAAGTGCTTTTATAGAAGCTACTTTAGCGCAGGTATATAAAGTGCCTGATGAAGATGGGGGTTTCCGTGGGGGACCAGCTTATTACATAACTAAAGGTTTAAATCAAAAATGGCTAGGTATTTTATTTGCCATATTAATTACAGTGACATTTGCATTTGTGTTTAATACTGTGCAATCTAATACAATCGCTGAATCATTAAAAACACAATATAGCATAAGCCCTGTTGTAACCGGTATTATTTTAGCAGTACTAACAGGTATTATTATTTTTGGTGGTGTCCGTAGTATTGCTAAAATATCATCAGTCATCGTACCATTTATGGCAGTCATATATATTGGTCTCGTATTTGTTATTCTGATTATCAATTATGATCAAATTATTCCGATGATTACTACGATTGTTACGAGCGCCTTTGGATTTGAACAGGCGACTGGTGGTGCAGTTGGTGCAGCAATTTTACAAGGTATTAAACGTGGTTTGTTCTCCAATGAAGCAGGTATGGGTTCTGCGCCTAATGCTGCCGCAACAGCAGCCGTTCCTCACCCTGTAAAACAAGGTTTAATTCAATCGTTAGGTGTATTCTTTGATACAATGCTTGTTTGTACAGCAACTGCGATTATGATTTTATTGTATACAGGATTAGAATTTGGTGAAAATGCAGCTCAAGGCGTTGCAGTAACACAATCTGCACTTAATGAACATTTAGGTAGTGCTGGTGGTATTTTCTTAACAGTAGCAATATCATTATTTGCCTTTTCATCTGTGGTAGGAAACTATTACTATGGACAATCGAATATTGAATTTTTATCAAAAAACAAAACATTATTATTTATTTTTAGATGTTTAGTTGTTGTACTTGTATTCGTGGGTGCAGTAATTAAAACGGAAACCGTTTGGGGTACAGCCGATGTATTTATGGGCTTAATGGCGATCGTCAACTTAGTGGCAATTATAGGATTATCTAATATTGCGTTTGCAGTTATGAATGATTACCAACGTCAACGTAAAGCAGGCAAAAAACCTATCTTTAAACCAGAAGAATTAGAAATTAATTTATTTGGCATTGAAAGCTGGGGCATGAAAAAGAAATAA